The sequence below is a genomic window from Clostridium sp. BJN0001.
TACACATGATGCTCAGAAGCCAGAAGTACTTGAATTAAGATACTAATACATTTTGGGAGGAGGAATAAAAATGGCAAAAGTTCAATATTTAGGAACTGGAAGAAGAAAGAAATCAATAGCAAGAGTAATACTTGTACCTGGAAATGGTAAAGTAGTTGTAAATAAGAGAGACATAGAAACTTATTTTGGATTAGAAACTTTAAGAGTAATAGTTAATCAACCATTAGTATTAACTGCAACAAAGGATAAGTTTGATGTTTTAGTAAATGTTCACGGTGGTGGATTTACAGGTCAGGCAGGAGCAATCAGACACGGTATTGCAAGAGCATTAGTTAAATCTGATGAAGCTTTAAAATCTGATATAAAGAAAGCTGGTTTCTTAACAAGAGATCCAAGAATGAAGGAAAGAAAGAAGTACGGCTTAAAGAAAGCAAGAAAGGCTCCACAGTTCTCAAAGAGATAGTATTTGGAGTATGCGAAATCCTACAAACATTATGTTTGTGGGATTTTTTTTATTATATTATTATGTGTTACTTAAATGTTTATATAAATTTTGATTTGTGTTTAAAATAGTAAAAACTTGGATAAATAGATGTTGGCTTAAGTGGAAATATATTATACAATATATGTAAATTAATTTATATTTTATAAATGGGGAGATATATATGAAGAAAGTATCTTTTATAGATAAAGTTTTATTATTTTTGAATTTTAAGGATGTAGATGACGAGATAACACGTGAAGGTAACACAAAGAATAACTCTATAGTTACTTGGATATTTTGTTTTATTTTTATAGTGCCTTCAATAATATGGGTTGACATATGGGCAGACAATCATTTGAGATCTTTTAAGATAATAGTAGCTCTTATTATTTTATTTATTCTAATTGAATTAAATTATTATTTAGAGGTTTTAAAACATAAAAAAGATGATGATGAAAAATAATATAATAAAGCTTAAAACTAAATAAAGTTTAATTAGTAATATACTTCGGTTAGAATCTAATAATCGAAATGTCTTTATATGATTTAGTAGAGAAGATACAAAGACTAAAATTATTAATGCTATGAAATTGTGGATATTTTTGATATAATATTATGCAGATTATTTGCCTTGATATTATAATGGATAAGGTGTTAAGGAAAAGAAAGCAGTACCAATTGTTCGAATATTGTTATGGGAGGATTCTATTATATGAGAAAATTAGTCCAGAGGAATCCTGTAAAATTATAAGAAACTGTTTGGGATGTGGATGCAAAACAACATTTCATAACACAAACAGCTTTCGTGTAAATGCAAATGGAAATAAGATAGATGCATGGTTGATTTATCAATGTACAAAATGTAAACATAATCATGGGTCAAGGGATTGGAAAAGGCGGGTATTATTGTCGTGCCAGAGGAAAAACAAGAACATAAAATAAATATTGAAATAAAGGAATGGTTATTGTGAGGGAACAATTTGATATAAGAAAAAGTTACAGACATGATGAGGTTTTAAGAAAGAGCTTTAATGAGTTGGCAAATGATACATTTGGTATCAATTTTGAGGACTGGTATAAAAATGGATATTGGACAGATAAATATAATCCATATTCAATAGTGATCGATAATAAAATTGTGGCGAATGTTTCTGTAAATAAAATGGAGTTTATATCAGGCGGAAAAAGTGAAAAGTATTTGCAACTTGGTACAGTTATGACAGATAAAAAATATCGCAATAAGGGATTTATTAAAACAATCATGCATGAGATTGATAGGGATTATTATGATACTGTTGATGGAATTTATCTTTTTGCCAATGACAGTGTTTTGGAGTTTTATCCTAAGTTTGGATATAAAAAAAGTACAGAATATCAGTATTTCAAAGTAATATCTAATAAATTTAAGGAAGTCGGTATGGCGAGTGATAATAAGGCTCGACAAATTCAAATGAATAACAAAGAAGACTGGTTATTGTTAGAGAGAGCAATAGAAAACTCTGTAAACAACTGTACGTTTGAAATGAAAAATAATATTGAATTGATTATGTTTTATGTTACAAAATTTATGCGAAGCAATGTTTATTATGTTGAAGACGAAAGTGCCTATGTGATTGCAGAAGTTAATGAAGATAAACTGTTTTTACATAATATTTTTTCAGAAAAAGTAGTAGATGTGGATAGTGTTATTGAAGCATTCGGAGAAAATATTAAAAAAGTAATACTTGGGTTTACACCATTAAGTAATCAAGGATATCAAGTTGAGAAGCTATGCAAAGAAAATACAACATTATTCGTAAAAGGTAAAGGTTTTGATTCGTTTGAACAAAAGAGGTGTATATTTCCAACGTTATCTCATGCGTAGAACAGAAATAGAATAAAAATATCTGAATAAGAAACATCTTGAGATGTAATAAAACACCGTAGGTGTGAAACGTATGTGCAACAATGAATACTTGAAATCCTGTATTTTCGGGCTTTTTAAGCTCTAAAACGGTTAACAAAGAGATAGTATAAAGGTTAGATCAAATAACCTTTATACTATGTTTCTTATGTATCAATTTAACAATATTCTTTTAGTTTAACTTTTCAATTTTGAGTATAGCGTCTTTTATCATTTCTGCATTTACTTTATAAGGCCATTTTCTAACGTCTATTCCAGCTAAAGCTTTATCTATTACTGCATCAACATCATCTATAGAGGCATTAATATCACCTAATTTAGTTGGAAATTTCATTTGTTTTGAAAATTTAAATATTTTATCTCTTTCTTTAATATTATTATCAACAGTTAGTAGGATTAGAACACCATAAGCTACTATTTCACCGTGTAAATGATGATGTTCTTCAACAGATTTGCATATTGTAAAGCCATTGTAACATGCATGAGCAAGTCCTGTATTTAAATCAATACCAACGAGGTTAGAAACAAATCCAGTTGAAATAATAATTCCTAATATAACTTCAATAAGTTCACTGCTTGATTTATTATTATCACAGTCATTTAAAGCTTTAACACCATATTTAACAAGTGGTGATGCACAAAGACTGCTTATTTGAAAGCCCATAGATGCAGCATGAGAAAGCTCGTCACCTCTTGCACTTGTTGTACATTCATAATATTTTGCCATAGTATCTCCAATACCAGCCCAAAGGTATTCTCTTGGAGCTTCTGCAATTATCTGACTGTTAATAAAAATCCATCTTGCTGGCTTTTCCTGAAAAGAATATTCTCTTAATGAACCATCGGGATTATAAATTATACCAAGGCTTGTACAGCTTGCACATGTAGAGGCTATTGTTGGAAAAGTGAAGAAAGGACGATTACTTTCTTGAGCTAAGACTTTACATGTATCCATAGCTTTTCCACCGCCACATGCAAAGATCATATCTGCTTCTTGAACTTCTTTTTTCTGATTAAGCATAGAGATATTTTCTCTGCTGGCTTCACCACCATACCAAAATTCTCCTAATATTTGAATGTCACTTCCTTTTATAGCTTCTCTTATTTTATGGGCTGCAGCAGCAAGAGCATGTTTTCCACCTATTATTACTGCTTTTTTTCCATAGATTGAGCATACCTCTGGTATATCTTTATAAGCTTCTATCCCTATTGAGTAGTTAGGGAAAAAATGTCTTTCGTTATTCATATATTATTCCTCCATTGTTAATTTTTTATTATCCAAATTCTAATTACTGAATTATAGCACTAGATATAAAAAACTTCAAATTATGAATGATATTTTAATTAAAAGATAAAATAATTAAGATTATATTGATAAAAAGCTATGATTTATAAAAAATAAATATAAATTTAATATTTTACAATAAATGTAATTAGAGGTTCATATAATTAATATATATTTCTATTAATTGGAGCGAAGTTATATGACTCAGATTAAATCAAAAATTATAGAAAGAAAAAATGGTTCTATCAAAATGAAGAAACCGCAGTGGATAGTAGTGCATGACACAGGTAGCAAATGGGTTGATGCTGATGGCGAATATCAAAATTGTTTATTAAAGAAAGATGACTATGTTGAAGATTATATAGTAGACAGCACAAAGATAATAAAAGTAACTGATAATTGTTATGAAGATAATGAAAGTTTTATGGACAATTATGAAAAACCAGATAAAACTTTATATAACAGCATATCAATAAAAATGTGTATAGAAAAAGGTAAAAGACCGACAGATTCTACTTTTCAAAATACTATTTATCTAATAAGATATTTAGCTGAAAAATATAAAATTGGATATGACAGGGTTATAAGGCATTATGACTGCACATATAAATGCTGCCCCAAAAGTATGTCACATGATGGATGGACTTCATGGTGGACTTTTTTAGAAAAGATTAAAAATGGAAGGCAGCTTATAGGATGGCACAATATAAACAAGTATTATTGGTGGTATTCAATAGATAAATACGGAAATTATTATAAAGATTCATGGCAGAATATAAAGGGAAAATGGTATCTATTTAATAAAAAAGGATTTGCACAATCTGGATGGCATAAGTCTTGGGGAAATTGGTATTATTTTAATAAAAATAGGGATGAACATTTTGGAGAAATGATGACAGGATGGCTTAAATACAATGATAAGTGTTATTATCTTGAAGAAAGAGACGGATATAATATGGGAGCATGCTATTACAATTGTACTGCTGTTATTGATGACCTTGGATATACTTTTGATGAAAATGGGTACATGCTTGAATGATATAAAAATGTCCTAATTGCAGATATAAAGTGCAATGGGACGTTTTTTATTTAGTGAATATTTTTTTAATAGGTATGAGTTTTACATAAGAGTTATAATAATGTAATATAATGATATACTAAGCTCTATTTATTAAAGAGAACAAGGCAAATTCAAAAGCTTATAGTATAAAAGGAGTAGAATATGATAGCACTTATTGTAGCTTATTCAAAGAATAATGTTATAGGAAATAAAGGCAGAATCCCATGGAAAATAGAAGGTGAGCAGAAGAGATTTAAAGAACTTACTTATGGGAATGTGGTTATTATGGGAAGAAGAACTTTTGAGGAAATAGGACATCCTTTAGAGGGAAGAAAGACAATAGTTATTTCAAAAACAAAAAGGTTTGAAGATGATAATTTAATTACTGTATCTTCATTAGAGGAAGCATTTGAGAAATCAGATGGAAAAGATATTTTTATATCAGGAGGAGAAAAACTATATAAAGAGACAGTAAATATTGCAGATAAATTATATATAACTAAGATAGATAAAGAGTTTGAAGGAGATACATTTTTCCCTGAGTTTGATAAGACAGAATTTGAAGAGGAGATAGTTAAAACTGCTTATTATGAGACACCATACACATATATGACTTTTACGAGAAATGCACTTAGGCTGCGTCCTCATCATGGAATGTGTTTATGTTTTTTTGAAGGAAAAGGATATTCAAAAGAGCATATAAAAAATATGTATGACATTTGTGAAAGACTTGATAAAAATATAGATATAAAACTTACTAGAAACTGCGATATGATATGTAGAATGTGTCCTAATAATTTAGATGGAGTATGCAAAACGGATGATAAGGTTAATGAGCTTGATAAAAAAGTGCTTAAAATGACTAATCTTTCATTTGGAGAAAAAATTAAGTACAAAGATTTCCACAATTCAGTTATGAAAAATATCATTTCCTGTGGAAAACTTAAATCTATCTGTGAATTATGTGAATGGTATTATATATGCAGCAAAAAATAAAGAATTTGGAGGATATTTATACTTATGAAAATAGTAGTTGCATCAGACTCATTTAAAGGCTCATTATCTTCAGAAAAAATAATAGAGATTGTGAAAAAAAGTGCAAAGAAAGTATTTAAAGATGCTCATGTAGATGGAGTATTCACTGCTGATGGTGGAGAAGGAACAATGGATGCCGTTTTAAGTGAGATGAGTGGAGAGAAAAAATATCTTACTGTAAAAGGACCACTTTTTGAAGATGTTTTATCATGTTATGCTTTAATAAATAAGAAAACTGCATTAATTGAGATGGCAAAAGCTTCAGGTCTTACTATGGTAAAAGAAGATAAAAGAAATCCTTACTATACATCTTCTTTTGGAACAGGAATGCTTATTAAAGACGCTTTATCTTTAGGAATAAAGGACATAATAATAGGAATTGGCGGGAGTGCTACAAATGATGGTGGAATTGGTGCTATGACTGCACTTGGAATTAAGTTCTTAGATAAAGATAAAAATATTCTTAAAGGTTATGGAAAAGATTTAAAAGATATTTGTGATATTGATTTAACAAATATTGATAAAAGAATTTTAGATGCACATTTTACCGTTATGTCTGACGTAAAAAATCCTCTTCTTGGAGAAAATGGGGCAACATATACATTTGGAACGCAAAAAGGTGCAGATTCTAATATCCTTAAAAATCTTGAAGAGGGAATGAAAAATTATTCCGATGTAGTTTTAAAAAAGACAGGAAAAGATTTTAAAGATAAAGAAGGAGCAGGAGCAGCAGGTGGGCTTGGATATGCACTTATGACATTTTTAAATGCAGATTTAAAATCTGGAATTGAAACAGTGCTTGATATAGTTGATTTTGATGAAAAAATTAAAGATGCTGACTTAGTTATTACTGGAGAAGGAAGAATGGATTCGCAGTCTGCACATGGAAAAGTAGCTTCTGGTGTAGGTTTAAGATGCAGAAAATACAATGTGGTTTGTGCTGCAATTGTAGGTTCACTTCTTCCTGGATACGAGTCTATTTATGATTGTGGAATTAATACTGTTATGACTACAGTAAATGGAGTAATGGGACTTAATGAAGCAATAGATAATGCACAAGAGCTTTATTATGATGCATCATGTAGATTATTAAATGCATTAAAATGTGGAATGGAGATGAAAAATAGATGAAAAAATCGATTCTTTTATTTATAAGTGTGTACCCAATGCTCCCTATAATGTATATTGCTTTAAGGTCGCTTTTAAAAGTTCACAATAATATAATTTTAGGAGTTACTATTCCATATAATCATATAGAAAACATGAAAGTAAAAGAAAATATGAATCTTTATAAAAAAGATTTAAAAAAAGCTTTCTTTTTTCTTTCACCGATACCTATAATACCTATCTTTATAAAATATTATTCAATTGGAATCACATTAGATATTATATGGATTATTTTAGCGGTAGCTATAATGATGCTTATCTATATAAAATATAATAGAATTCTTCATAAAATGAAGAAAGAAAACGAATGGAATAATTCTTATGATGTATTACTAGGCGATGAATATGCAAATGAAATACAAGATAAAGATGTAATAAAAAAGAAACTTGATGATGATGAAAACTGGATCTATGGTATGATTTATTATAATAAAAATGATAAGCATATTATGGTAAGTTCAAGAAGCGGACATGGAAATTATGCTTTTAATATGGCATCACCTGTTGGAAAAGTAATTGCTTTAATTTTAGTAGTAATTATTTTATCACTTCCTGCTGTATGTGTTATGGCAATTAGAGAAGAGTTTACGCCTATAACAATTTCATTTTCAGATGAAAGCTTTAACGTGCATCATATAGGCACTAAATATGAAATTGATGCTTACGATATAAAATCTATAAAACTTATAGAGTCTCTTCCAGAACATTCGAAAAATTCAGGAACGAATATGGTTAATCTTGAAAAAGGTTCATTTGAGGTAAAAGGATATGGAAAGTGCACACTGTGCTTAAATCCTGTTAATAACAAATTTATTTTCATTGAAACTGTGGATAAAAAATATATTTTCAGCGGAAAAGATGATGATGAAACAGAAGCTGATTTTGAAGAGATTTTACCTGAAATCGTTGACAAAAAGTAAAAAGTATTGTATTATAAAAATATGATTTTTGGATTGTTAGAGCACGTAGCTTGCTTCACAAAACCTATTCATAGATATATTTACTATATCTGTGAGTGGGTTTTATTTTTTCTAAAGGGGGATTATTTACGTGATAATACAAAAAATATTGAATAATAATGTTGTTATAACACTTGATGAAAAGCAGAGTGAGATAATAGTTATGGGAAAAGGTCTTGCTTATAATAAAAGAAAAGGTGATGAAATTGATGAATCAAAAATAACAAAAAGATTTGTCTTAGATTCACTTCCATATCATGAACGTTTAGTTGATGCCTTTAGTAGTATTTCAGGAATTTGCGTAGAAATTTGCGATGATATTGTAAGATATGCAGAACAGAGATTATCACAGAAATTAGATGATTCAATATATATTTCTCTTTTAGATCATATAAGTACAAGCATAGAACGATATAAAGATGGGATTGTATTAAAAAACAAACTTTTGTGGGAAATAAAGAATTTCTATAAAAATGAGTATGATATTGGACTTTTTGGTTTATCTGTAATTAAGGAAAAATGTGCAGTAAGTATGCAGGAAGATGAGGCTGGTTTTATTGCTCTTCATATAGTAAGTTCAGAAATAAGCAATGATATTCAGAACATATATGAGATAACAGGCTTTATACAGAGTATTTTACATATTGTCAAATACTATTTTAAGTTTGATTTTGATACAGCTTCATTAAATTATAATAGATTTATAACTCATCTTAAATTTTTTGGACATAGAGTATTTTCTAAAAAAGTAAATGAAAAGGAACAGATAAAGAATAATATTTTAGATATCATAAAAGAAAAATATACAAATCCATATTTATGTGCATTAAAAATAAAACAATTTATAGAAGAAAAATATAATTATTATCTTGATGATGATGAAATTTTATATTTGACAATTCATATTGCAAATCTTTTAACAAAAGATATGAATAAATCTGATAATACATAAACCAAAAAGACAACTGGTTTAGTTTTATAAATTAAATATATAAAAAAGGATGATGCTTTAAAATATAAGAATATCTCATGTTTGGTAGTTACATTAAGTTGGCTAAACTTTCATTTTATAAATATGAAATGGAGGTAATTCGAAATGAATTATGAAAAAATGGCAAAGGAAATTTTAAAGGCAGTAGGCGGAGAAAAAAATATAAATTCTGTAGTTCACTGTTCTACAAGATTAAGATTCACATTGAATTCAGAATCAAAAGCTGATGACAATAAAGTAAAATCAATTAAAGGCGTATTATCGCTTGTAAAAAAAGGTGGACAGTATCAGCTTGTAATTGGAAGTGATGTAGATAAGGTATACAAAGAACTTGCAAATATAACTAATATTGATATGGCAAAAAGTTCAAAAGGGAATGAAAATAAAGAAAAACAAGGAATTGTGAATAGAGTTTTAGCAGTTATTACAGGTTCAATAGCACCTATGATTCCTATACTTGCAGGAGCAGGAATGGGAAAAGTACTTCTTTTAGTACTCAACCTTATTGGAATTTTAGATAAATCTTCACAGACATATATTATGCTTAAACTTATTTTTGATAGTGGATTCTATTTTATGCCTGTATTTGTAGCTTTTTCTGCAGCGAAAATATTTGGATGTAATAGATACCTTGCTGCATTTATATCTCTTTCAATGCTTCATCCAGATTGGACAAAATTAGTTTCTGCTGGGAATGCGGTGTATTTTTTTGGAATAAGTATACCACTTGTAAAATATTCTTCACAGCTTGTTACTGCTCTTTTGCTTGTATGGGTTATGTCTTATATAGAAAAATATGTTTATAAGTATGTTCCTGATATGATAAAGGTATTTATGGCTCCATTGTTAGTTATGCTTATTACTGCACCTTTAGGATTTATGTTAATAGGTCCTGTAGGAAATTATATAGCACAAGTTGTTGCAAATATGGTTTTATTTATACAGCAGCATTTTGGCATCGTTGCAATTCCTATTTTAGCAGCTATATATCCATGGCTTGTATCTATAGGAATGCATAAAGCATTAAGTCCTATATGTGTTATGCTTATAGAACAAAATGGTTACGATCCAGTTACACGTGTTATTGCATTATGCTCTAATATGTCACAGGCAGCAGCTTCACTTGCTGTATCTATAAGAACAAAGAATAAAGAATTTAGACAGATCGCTTTTTCATCAAGTATAACTGCGTTTTTAGGTGGAATTACTGAACCTGCAATGTATGGTGTAACTTTAAAGCTTAAAAAACCTATGTATGCATGTATGATAGGTGGAGCTTTTGGAGGCCTTTTTGCAGGAATAGTACAGTTAAAAGCTTATGTATATGTAACACCAGGTCTTTTAAGTCTTCCAATGTGGGTAAGTGAGGGAAGCAAGGATATTATTTATGCATTAATTACATTAACTATATCGGCAGTAGTAACATTTATAGCAACATTAATAATAGGTTTTGATGATCCTATTTCTGATGACGAAACAGAAGATATAAAGTTAGAAAAATCTGATAATGAAGAAAAACAAATCAAAGAAAATGAAGAAGGACATGTTTTGTATGCACCAGTTGAAGGAAAGACAATTCCATTAAGTGAAGTAAATGATTCTACTTTTTCAAGTGGAATAATGGGAAAAGGAATAGCTGTAATGCCATCATTAGGGAAGGTTTATGCACCTGGAGATGGGGTGGTTGAAGCTTGCTTTAAAACAGGACATGCAATTGCAGTTTCGGTTGAAGGAGTAGAAGTTTTAATACATGTAGGTATTGATACTGTATCTTTAGAAGGAAAGTATTTTAAAAGTTTAGTATCTCAAGGCCAGAAAGTAAAAAAAGGAGATCCTCTTTTAGAATTTGATTTAGATAAGATAAAGAAGGCGGGATATGATGTTACAACAATGATAATTGTTACAAATAGTTCTAATTACGCAGATGTTAAAATAGAAGATAAAGATAATATAAAAAAAGATAATGTGATATTTACAGTAAGATAAGGAGGCTTTAAAGTGATTTATGCAGATTTACATGTTCATACTAATCATAGTGATGGTATATGTGAAATATCAGATGTACTTAAAAGAGCAAAAAATAATGGAATAAAAGCAATAGCAATTACTGATCATGATACAGTGGATCAGTTTGATGATGTTAAGAAAATAGCAGACAAATTAGGAATTGAAGCTGTAAAAGGCGTAGAGATGAGCTGTTATGATTTTGATACTTATAAAAAGGTTCATGTTGTTGGGTTATGGCTTAACAAAGATACAAATAATATAAAAAAGCTTTGTGATAAAACTCTTTCGTGCAGAAATGAATATCATAAGCAGCTTATACAAAAGCTGAAAGAAAAAGGTTACGATATTACATATAACGATGCTAAGAAATTTTCAAAGTACAGTATAGTATTTAAGATGAATATTTTTCAAGCATTAAAAGAAAAATATCCATCTGAAATGACAAAAGAAAGATATCGTGAACTTTTTGCATCAAAGACAAGCAGAGAAACTGATTTAAAAATGGGATACATTGATGTAAAAGATGGAATAAATGCAATAAGAAAAGATGGGGGAGTTTCGATAATTGCTCATCCATGTGAATATGATAATTATAATGAAATAGAGAAATACATATCATATGGTCTTCAAGGAATTGAAATAAACCATTCAAAGATGAAAGAAATAGATTTTAAGAAAACATTAGATTTTGCAGACAGATTTAATCTTTTAAGAAGTGGTGGAAGTGATTTTCATGATCCTACAATAATTCAGTTTGGAAAATTTGGGCTTACAGAAGATCAGTACAATAATCTAAAAGAAAAAGTTATAAAATATAAAGCTCTCAACTAAAACTCTTAATATATAAAAAACTGTCATAATAGAAACTAATATTATGGCAGTTTTTCTATATAGAAAATAATTTAAGAAAATAGTATAATAAAAAGATATATTAATAATGTAAATTTATAAGAAATTGGGGCTATAAAAATGGATAAACTAGCAATACTTGGACCAAAAGGGACGTTCAGCGATTGTGCAGCGAAGGAGTTTTTAAAAGAATGTAATCTTAAGATGAAAAAGATATATTTTTCAAGTATAGATGATGCATTTCATTCAGTAGGAAACGAATGTGAGTATGGAATAATACCTATTGAGAATACTCTAGATGGATTTGTACAAAGAACACTTGATCTGCTTCTTGAAATGGATGTTACAATACTTACAGAAATAAAAATACCAATTAAGTTTTCACTTATGGCTAATGTGAATAAAATAAGTGAGCTTAAAAAGTTATACGTTCAGTTTAAATCAAGTGGACAGTGCAGAAAGTTTACTGATACTTTAAACGGCGTAAGCATTATAACAACAGAGAGCAATATGGAATCATATTATAAGCTTAAAGCAGGGATTGAAGGAGATGGGGCGATAGTTCCTGCACATATTTGTGATTCTGAAATATCATATGTGGATAAAAATGTTACAGATGCAGATGAAAACTATACACGATTTATAATTATAAAAGCTAATAAAGAGTTTAAATGGAGAGAATATGAAGACAAATCAAATATAAAAATTCCTCTTTATATTTTACCAAAGAGTGATAAGCCTGGTATGCTTTTTGAGATATTAAAAGGATTTAGCGATAATCAGATAAATCTTGTCTCAATAATGTCAAGACCTACTAAAAAGCAGATGGGTACATATAATTTTTATATAGAAATTGATACATCTTCAACAAAGTTTGAAAAAATAAAAGCTACAGTAATGGAGCTTAATAAAAAATATAAAATAAAAATTCTTGGAAACTATCAAGTAAAAAATGTTTTATAAGGTAATATATAATTCTAGAAAAATTTTATACTTAAAAGAAGGAAGGATAAAAAAAGTATGAATTATGAAGAAGTTTTAAAAAATGCATCAACATGTATGGGAGATTACTGCAAAGCATGTCCAGAGTGCAATGGAAGAGCCTGCAAAAATCATATGCCAGGTCCTGGTTCAAGAGGAGCAAAAACTACCATAGCTATGAGAAATTA
It includes:
- a CDS encoding beta-glucoside-specific PTS transporter subunit IIABC; protein product: MNYEKMAKEILKAVGGEKNINSVVHCSTRLRFTLNSESKADDNKVKSIKGVLSLVKKGGQYQLVIGSDVDKVYKELANITNIDMAKSSKGNENKEKQGIVNRVLAVITGSIAPMIPILAGAGMGKVLLLVLNLIGILDKSSQTYIMLKLIFDSGFYFMPVFVAFSAAKIFGCNRYLAAFISLSMLHPDWTKLVSAGNAVYFFGISIPLVKYSSQLVTALLLVWVMSYIEKYVYKYVPDMIKVFMAPLLVMLITAPLGFMLIGPVGNYIAQVVANMVLFIQQHFGIVAIPILAAIYPWLVSIGMHKALSPICVMLIEQNGYDPVTRVIALCSNMSQAAASLAVSIRTKNKEFRQIAFSSSITAFLGGITEPAMYGVTLKLKKPMYACMIGGAFGGLFAGIVQLKAYVYVTPGLLSLPMWVSEGSKDIIYALITLTISAVVTFIATLIIGFDDPISDDETEDIKLEKSDNEEKQIKENEEGHVLYAPVEGKTIPLSEVNDSTFSSGIMGKGIAVMPSLGKVYAPGDGVVEACFKTGHAIAVSVEGVEVLIHVGIDTVSLEGKYFKSLVSQGQKVKKGDPLLEFDLDKIKKAGYDVTTMIIVTNSSNYADVKIEDKDNIKKDNVIFTVR
- a CDS encoding PHP domain-containing protein — protein: MIYADLHVHTNHSDGICEISDVLKRAKNNGIKAIAITDHDTVDQFDDVKKIADKLGIEAVKGVEMSCYDFDTYKKVHVVGLWLNKDTNNIKKLCDKTLSCRNEYHKQLIQKLKEKGYDITYNDAKKFSKYSIVFKMNIFQALKEKYPSEMTKERYRELFASKTSRETDLKMGYIDVKDGINAIRKDGGVSIIAHPCEYDNYNEIEKYISYGLQGIEINHSKMKEIDFKKTLDFADRFNLLRSGGSDFHDPTIIQFGKFGLTEDQYNNLKEKVIKYKALN
- a CDS encoding prephenate dehydratase domain-containing protein yields the protein MDKLAILGPKGTFSDCAAKEFLKECNLKMKKIYFSSIDDAFHSVGNECEYGIIPIENTLDGFVQRTLDLLLEMDVTILTEIKIPIKFSLMANVNKISELKKLYVQFKSSGQCRKFTDTLNGVSIITTESNMESYYKLKAGIEGDGAIVPAHICDSEISYVDKNVTDADENYTRFIIIKANKEFKWREYEDKSNIKIPLYILPKSDKPGMLFEILKGFSDNQINLVSIMSRPTKKQMGTYNFYIEIDTSSTKFEKIKATVMELNKKYKIKILGNYQVKNVL